In a genomic window of Neoarius graeffei isolate fNeoGra1 chromosome 13, fNeoGra1.pri, whole genome shotgun sequence:
- the LOC132896229 gene encoding guanylin-like, producing MKVLPVVLLILALGLISDAVIVHEGNFSFSLESVKKLWDILAKGESAKQTDLLSAFSAVTLCENPLLPEEFQPLCQSSNAQVHFFRLAHLSRNEDVCEICSFAACTGC from the exons ATGAAGGTTTTGCCAGTCGTTCTACTGATTTTGGCCCTTGGCCTAATCTCAGATGCTGTAATTGTTCAT GAAGGAAATTTTTCTTTCTCACTCGAATCAGTGAAAAAGCTTTGGGACATCCTCGCTAAAGGAGAGTCGGCCAAACAGACCGATCTCTTAAGTGCATTCAGCGCTGTGACACTGTGTGAAAACCCACTCCTTCCTGAGGAATTTCAGCCTCTGTGCCAAAGCAGTAACGCACAAGTTCATTTCTTCAGACTTG CACATCTCTCCAGGAATGAAGATGTATGTGAGATCTGTTCATTTGCTGCTTGCACTGGCTGCTGA